The genomic DNA ATCGTGATGGGCTGAGCGGGGTAGGCCGGTTGCTGCGCCAGCGCCGCGGGCGTGGCGAGTGCGGCGCAGGCCAGGCCCGCGGCGCCCAGCAGCCGCCGCAAGGCGTGCGTGGGGAAAAGCGTCTTCATGGAGGTCTCCGTCTCGTTGTGATCGCGGCCGCTTCTTGGGGCGTCGCTGAACGGGATGTTTCCATGTCCGCCGTCCTCCAGGCCAATACGGATTGCTTCTGCTAGCCAGATGATTTACTTATGGCTGGGTCTATTGCCAATAAAAACTTATGGCCTGGCGTCTCCTGGACCAGGCCGGGAAGCCCGTCCATGACCCTTGCCCAGTTGCGTTATTTCCTTGCCATCGTGCGCGCCGGCAGCATGTCCGCCGCCGCCGAGCTGGTGCACGTCGCCCAGCCGGCGTTGTCCCAGCAGATCCGCCAGTTGGAAGGCGAACTGGGTCAGGCGCTGTTCCGCCGCCACGCGCGCGGCATCCGCCTGACGGACGCGGGCCTGCGTTTCCAGGAGCGGGCCTTCGGCATCCTGCGGCAGGTGGACGCCCTGCGCGACGAGTTCATCTCCACGCGCGCCGAGCCGGTAGGCCAGGTCACGCTGGGCATGGCGACCGCCGTGAACACGGCCTTCCTGCTGCCCATCTGCCTGGCGGTGCGCCAGCGCCATCCCGGCATTACGCTGCGGCTGGTGGAAAGCATGAGCGGTTTCCTGATGGAGTGGGCCGAGCAGGGACGCGTGGACCTGGCGCTGGCCTATGAGGCCGCGTCGGCGCCGGGGCTGGACGCGCAGCGGCTGGGGCGCGAGTCCCTGTTCCTGATTGCCGCGCCGGATTGGCGCGCCCCGGTCAAGCGGCGGCTCGGGCTGGCAGACCTGGCGCGGATCCCCATGGTGCTGCCCGGCTTCCCGCACAGCCTGCGCATCCTGCTGGACCGCAGCTTCGCGCAGCGCGGCCTGCGCCTGAACGTGACGGCCGAAGTGGACTCCACGCTGGGCATGAAGCAACTGGTGGCGGCCGGCGTGGGTTGCAGCATCCTGTCGCGCCACAGCGTGGCCGAGGAGGTGGGGCGGGGGGAGCTGGCGGCCCTGCCCATCGCACGGCCCGGTGTGTCGCGGTCCATCGACTTGCTGACCGGCGTGCAGCGGCGTTCCGACCCGGCGGTGCAGGCCGTGCGGGCGGTGGTGGAGGAAGTGGTGCGCGCAGGCTTGGCCCCG from Orrella dioscoreae includes the following:
- a CDS encoding LysR family transcriptional regulator, with the translated sequence MTLAQLRYFLAIVRAGSMSAAAELVHVAQPALSQQIRQLEGELGQALFRRHARGIRLTDAGLRFQERAFGILRQVDALRDEFISTRAEPVGQVTLGMATAVNTAFLLPICLAVRQRHPGITLRLVESMSGFLMEWAEQGRVDLALAYEAASAPGLDAQRLGRESLFLIAAPDWRAPVKRRLGLADLARIPMVLPGFPHSLRILLDRSFAQRGLRLNVTAEVDSTLGMKQLVAAGVGCSILSRHSVAEEVGRGELAALPIARPGVSRSIDLLTGVQRRSDPAVQAVRAVVEEVVRAGLAPQEG